Proteins from a genomic interval of Schaalia odontolytica:
- the leuC gene encoding 3-isopropylmalate dehydratase large subunit, translating into MSGTMAEKVWRDHTVTKGENGAPDLLYIDLHLVHEVTSPQAFEGLRLAGRQVRRPDLTLATEDHNTPTVNIDRPIADITSRTQIDTLRKNAREFGIRLHSLGDADQGIVHVVGPQLGLTQPGMTIVCGDSHTSTHGAFGALAFGIGTSQVEHVLATQTLPMAPFKTMAITVNGSLPAGSTAKDIILAIIAKIGTGGGQGYVLEYRGQAIRELSMEGRMTICNMSIEAGARAGMIAPDETTFAYIKGRPHAPEGEEWDRAVEYWRSLASDDDAVFDAEVVLEASDIEPFVTWGTNPGQGVPLSACVPSPEDFTDENKRAAAKRALEYMDLQAGTPMRDIAVNTVFIGSCTNGRIEDLRAAAGVLKGRRKADGVRVMVVPGSARVRLQAEAEGLDKIFTDFGAEWRNAGCSMCLGMNPDTMNAGDRSASTSNRNFEGRQGKGSRTHLVSPLVAAATAVRGTLSSPADL; encoded by the coding sequence ATGAGCGGAACAATGGCGGAGAAAGTGTGGCGCGACCACACCGTCACCAAGGGCGAGAACGGTGCCCCCGACCTGCTCTACATCGACCTTCACCTGGTCCACGAGGTCACCAGCCCCCAGGCCTTCGAAGGTCTTCGCCTCGCCGGACGCCAGGTGCGCCGACCCGACCTGACTCTCGCCACCGAGGACCACAACACTCCCACGGTCAACATCGACCGCCCCATCGCCGACATCACCAGTCGCACCCAGATCGACACGCTGCGCAAGAACGCCCGTGAGTTCGGGATCCGCCTGCACTCCCTGGGCGACGCCGACCAGGGCATCGTCCACGTCGTCGGCCCTCAGCTGGGCCTCACCCAGCCCGGCATGACGATCGTGTGCGGCGACTCCCACACCTCGACCCACGGAGCCTTCGGCGCCCTGGCATTCGGAATCGGTACCAGCCAGGTCGAGCACGTGCTCGCCACCCAGACGCTGCCCATGGCCCCCTTCAAGACGATGGCCATCACGGTCAACGGTTCCCTGCCCGCGGGTTCGACAGCCAAGGACATCATCCTGGCCATCATCGCCAAGATCGGCACGGGCGGCGGCCAAGGGTACGTCCTGGAGTACCGCGGACAGGCCATCCGGGAGCTGTCCATGGAAGGGCGCATGACGATCTGCAACATGTCCATCGAGGCCGGCGCCCGCGCGGGCATGATTGCCCCCGATGAGACGACCTTCGCCTACATCAAGGGACGCCCCCACGCCCCCGAGGGCGAGGAGTGGGATCGCGCGGTCGAGTACTGGCGTTCCCTGGCCTCCGACGACGACGCCGTCTTCGATGCCGAGGTGGTCTTGGAAGCATCCGACATCGAACCCTTCGTCACGTGGGGAACCAACCCCGGTCAGGGCGTGCCCCTGTCGGCGTGCGTGCCCAGCCCGGAGGACTTCACCGACGAGAACAAGCGCGCGGCCGCGAAACGCGCCCTGGAGTACATGGACCTCCAGGCCGGCACACCCATGCGCGACATCGCGGTCAACACCGTGTTCATCGGGAGCTGCACCAACGGACGCATCGAGGACCTGCGCGCCGCCGCCGGCGTCCTCAAGGGACGCCGCAAGGCCGACGGCGTGCGCGTCATGGTGGTCCCCGGATCCGCCCGCGTACGCCTCCAGGCCGAGGCCGAGGGCCTCGACAAGATCTTCACCGACTTCGGCGCCGAATGGCGAAACGCCGGATGCTCCATGTGCCTGGGCATGAACCCCGACACCATGAACGCCGGAGATCGTTCGGCCTCCACCTCCAACCGCAACTTCGAAGGCCGTCAGGGCAAGGGAAGCCGCACCCACCTGGTGTCCCCGCTCGTCGCCGCTGCGACCGCCGTGCGCGGCACCCTGTCCTCCCCGGCCGACCTCTGA